One segment of Pelomicrobium methylotrophicum DNA contains the following:
- a CDS encoding type II toxin-antitoxin system VapC family toxin, translating into MTLYMLDTDTCAFVMRGPTKALRRKLLATPLDQQSISVVTLTERLYGARVSARPDHNGAVLRDFVCYVAVRHWDESAIDHHAEIPCAPQVQRADGRRKRPDGRRSCPQSLGGHRDEQRAEIRARARTPGRKLGVTRHIGFVAKAATGAAKESGHPGGPERRSRSIGTPCAEGRRKRHGGSGPCSPIS; encoded by the coding sequence ATGACCCTCTATATGCTCGACACCGACACGTGCGCCTTCGTCATGCGCGGTCCGACGAAGGCGCTGCGCCGCAAGTTGCTCGCCACGCCGTTGGATCAGCAATCCATTTCCGTGGTGACACTTACAGAGCGCCTGTACGGGGCACGCGTGTCCGCCCGCCCCGACCACAATGGCGCGGTGTTGCGCGATTTCGTGTGCTACGTGGCTGTGCGCCACTGGGATGAGTCCGCCATTGATCACCATGCCGAGATCCCGTGCGCACCTCAAGTCCAAAGGGCAGATGGTCGGCGCAAACGACCTGATGGTCGCCGCTCATGCCCGCAGTCGCTCGGCGGTCATCGTGACGAACAGCGTGCGGAAATTCGCGCGCGTGCCCGGACCCCAGGTCGAAAGCTGGGCGTGACCCGGCACATCGGCTTCGTGGCGAAGGCGGCTACCGGAGCTGCCAAAGAAAGCGGACACCCCGGAGGTCCGGAGCGTCGTTCGCGGTCCATCGGCACCCCCTGTGCGGAAGGCCGTCGCAAACGCCATGGCGGATCAGGGCCCTGCAGCCCGATTTCGTGA